One genomic window of Conger conger chromosome 9, fConCon1.1, whole genome shotgun sequence includes the following:
- the LOC133137022 gene encoding homocysteine-responsive endoplasmic reticulum-resident ubiquitin-like domain member 2 protein isoform X2 translates to MDPGVVDSPVTLVIKAPNQKYDDQTINCFLNWTVEKLKTHLSKVYPSKPSSKDQRLVYSGRLLLDHLQLRDVLRKQDEYHMVHLVCACQSPPRSPLPASSVGPPGVPIPSPSSVDGFGTPTPAVSSSQDGQPPSAHGSADGLRFRTGPGNNYAYNPAFMQGPLQQGLPVGVPGYPMYSTMQLLWWQQIYARHYYMQYQAAVASTQSPSLDQPSPPGLPPPAQPVLPNNPPHEEHPPNPNIQMNAQGGPVLNEDEFNRDWLDWVYTVSRAAILLSIVYFYSSFSRFVMVMGAMLLLYLHQAGWFPFRPELDPQNPGAEANQEEMEVEPHREIQEMERIMDEGLEEEEGDSGEEGPDGSIPGPRPGFLSSAWSFITTFFTSLIPEGPPHAAN, encoded by the exons ATGGACCCAGGAGTAGTCGACAGTCCTGTTACCCTTGTCATCAAGGCGCCAAACCAGAAGTATGACGACCAGACTATAAACTGTTTCTTGAACTGGACAGTGGAGAAACTGAAAACGCACTTATCGAAGGTGTACCCCAGTAAGCCG TCTTCCAAGGATCAGAGGTTGGTGTATTCTGGTCGGCTCCTCCTGGATCACCTGCAGCTCAGAGACGTGCTCAGGAAG CAAGATGAGTACCATATGGTTCActtggtgtgtgcatgtcagagcCCACCTCGATCCCCCCTGCCTGCCAGTAGCGTTGGTCCCCCTGGAGTTCCCATCCCCAGCCCCTCG AGTGTAGACGGTTTTGGAACCCCCACTCCAGCTGTGTCCTCCAGCCAGGATGGCCAGCCCCCCTCTGCACACGGGAGCGCTGATGGGCTGAGGTTTCGCACAGGACCCGGCAACAACTACGCCTACAACCCCGCCTTCATGCAAGG ACCCTTGCAGCAGGGACTACCTGTGGGTGTACCCGGCTACCCCATGTACAGCACTATGCAGCTGCTATGGTGGCAGCAGATATACGCCCGGCACTACTACATGCAGTA TCAGGCAGCAGTGGCCTCCACCCAGAGCCCCAGCCTGGACCAGCCTTCACCCCCCGGCCTGCCTCCGCCCGCCCAGCCTGTGCTGCCCAATAACCCCCCCCACGAAGagcacccccccaaccccaacatTCAGATGAACGCCCAGGGTGGCCCCGTGCTGAACGAGGACGAGTTCAACCGCGATTGGCTGGACTGGGTGTACACGGTGTCTCGTGCGGCCATCCTGCTCAGCATTGTTTACTTCTACTCCTCCTTCAGCCGCTTCGTCATGGTGATGGGCGCCATGCTGCTGCTTTACCT GCACCAGGCCGGCTGGTTCCCCTTCAGGCCCGAGTTGGACCCGCAGAACCCCGGAGCCGAGGCTAaccaggaggagatggaggtggagCCACACCGGGAGATCCAGGAAATG GAGCGGATAATGGACGAAGGgttggaggaagaggagggagacagTGGAGAGGAAGGTCCCGACGGCTCCATTCCCGGGCCCAGGCCTGGGTTCTTGTCCTCCGCCTGGTCGTTCATAACAACGTTCTTCACGTCGCTCATTCCTGAGGGTCCACCCCATGCTGCCAATTGA
- the LOC133137189 gene encoding dynactin subunit 3-like — protein sequence MEGVKSIEDFETRLLELEKRVYGERGSRNKQVKCADSLVKIQTALASTANKRERVKILHKKIEDLMKYLDPKFTEHITVPDSMKLEFILAEDEFLLSQAALLEQVSSLLPVLDSSYIRAVPEHSTKLQSLSQVLVTQQDKSEELSADVRKQFENYNKMMLLLSKQFSQWDETLRQLEEAKQVKPVD from the exons ATGGAGGGTGTAAAAAGCATCGAGGATTTCGAGACACGACTTCTGGAGTTAGAAAAACGTGTGTATGGAGAAAGGGGAAGCCGGAACAAACAAGTGAAG TGTGCCGATTCTCTTGTGAAGATCCAAACCGCCCTGGCAAGCACTGCCAACAAGAGAGAACGTGTAAAAATCCTACACAAAAAGA TTGAAGACCTGATGAAGTATCTAGACCCTAAATTCACTGAGCACATCACTGTTCCTGACAGCATGAAACTGGAGTTTATTTTAGCTG AGGATGAATTCCTGCTGTCTCAGGCTGCACTGCTGGAACAAGTTAGCAGTCTTCTGCCCGTCCTTGACAGCAGCTACATCAGAG CTGTTCCAGAGCATTCAACAAAACTGCAGAGCCTCTCACAAGTCCTTGTCACACAGCAG GACAAAAGTGAGGAGTTGTCAGCCGACGTCCGGAAACAATTCGAAAATTACAACAAGATG ATGTTATTGCTGTCCAAGCAATTTTCCCAGTGGGATGAGACACTGCGACAGCTGGAGGAAGCCAAGCAAGTCAAACCAGTGGACTAG
- the LOC133137022 gene encoding homocysteine-responsive endoplasmic reticulum-resident ubiquitin-like domain member 2 protein isoform X1 encodes MDPGVVDSPVTLVIKAPNQKYDDQTINCFLNWTVEKLKTHLSKVYPSKPSSKDQRLVYSGRLLLDHLQLRDVLRKQDEYHMVHLVCACQSPPRSPLPASSVGPPGVPIPSPSVSDSNPSSSTSVDGFGTPTPAVSSSQDGQPPSAHGSADGLRFRTGPGNNYAYNPAFMQGPLQQGLPVGVPGYPMYSTMQLLWWQQIYARHYYMQYQAAVASTQSPSLDQPSPPGLPPPAQPVLPNNPPHEEHPPNPNIQMNAQGGPVLNEDEFNRDWLDWVYTVSRAAILLSIVYFYSSFSRFVMVMGAMLLLYLHQAGWFPFRPELDPQNPGAEANQEEMEVEPHREIQEMERIMDEGLEEEEGDSGEEGPDGSIPGPRPGFLSSAWSFITTFFTSLIPEGPPHAAN; translated from the exons ATGGACCCAGGAGTAGTCGACAGTCCTGTTACCCTTGTCATCAAGGCGCCAAACCAGAAGTATGACGACCAGACTATAAACTGTTTCTTGAACTGGACAGTGGAGAAACTGAAAACGCACTTATCGAAGGTGTACCCCAGTAAGCCG TCTTCCAAGGATCAGAGGTTGGTGTATTCTGGTCGGCTCCTCCTGGATCACCTGCAGCTCAGAGACGTGCTCAGGAAG CAAGATGAGTACCATATGGTTCActtggtgtgtgcatgtcagagcCCACCTCGATCCCCCCTGCCTGCCAGTAGCGTTGGTCCCCCTGGAGTTCCCATCCCCAGCCCCTCGGTGAGTGACTCCAACCCCAGCTCCTCAACG AGTGTAGACGGTTTTGGAACCCCCACTCCAGCTGTGTCCTCCAGCCAGGATGGCCAGCCCCCCTCTGCACACGGGAGCGCTGATGGGCTGAGGTTTCGCACAGGACCCGGCAACAACTACGCCTACAACCCCGCCTTCATGCAAGG ACCCTTGCAGCAGGGACTACCTGTGGGTGTACCCGGCTACCCCATGTACAGCACTATGCAGCTGCTATGGTGGCAGCAGATATACGCCCGGCACTACTACATGCAGTA TCAGGCAGCAGTGGCCTCCACCCAGAGCCCCAGCCTGGACCAGCCTTCACCCCCCGGCCTGCCTCCGCCCGCCCAGCCTGTGCTGCCCAATAACCCCCCCCACGAAGagcacccccccaaccccaacatTCAGATGAACGCCCAGGGTGGCCCCGTGCTGAACGAGGACGAGTTCAACCGCGATTGGCTGGACTGGGTGTACACGGTGTCTCGTGCGGCCATCCTGCTCAGCATTGTTTACTTCTACTCCTCCTTCAGCCGCTTCGTCATGGTGATGGGCGCCATGCTGCTGCTTTACCT GCACCAGGCCGGCTGGTTCCCCTTCAGGCCCGAGTTGGACCCGCAGAACCCCGGAGCCGAGGCTAaccaggaggagatggaggtggagCCACACCGGGAGATCCAGGAAATG GAGCGGATAATGGACGAAGGgttggaggaagaggagggagacagTGGAGAGGAAGGTCCCGACGGCTCCATTCCCGGGCCCAGGCCTGGGTTCTTGTCCTCCGCCTGGTCGTTCATAACAACGTTCTTCACGTCGCTCATTCCTGAGGGTCCACCCCATGCTGCCAATTGA